AAACCATACTGAATTAGATATGCTATTCCACTCTATTCAACTGCAATACTTCAACATTCTTAATTCGCAACGCATCATGCATGTTCGTGATAAAGACGATATGTCGAAGGAGATTATTAGCGAGTCTGAAGGTGGAGAAGCTTACATGGTTCAGTTTGCGTGGGATAAGCAAGCGAACTTACTTACTGCTTACTCACGGGCAATGACATCATTATCTGCTATGATTGAGCGATTCAACAAGTTAGCTAATGTTGATGATGAGAGACGATTGAAACTAGAACAGATGAAAACTAACATCGAGAAAACAAAAGCCGATACCGCTCGTATTCAAGGCGAAGATGGTGAAGAATACGAAGATGATGGTTTCAAAGAGGCGCTAGAAGGTAAGGTAGAGGAAGTGTGGGATGACCATGACGACGATTCCCAAGCGTAAAAAGAAACCCGCTCCATTCAAGTTTAAGCCATTCTCCAAGAAGCAGCTAAAAGTATTGACCTGGTGGAAGCCTAACAGTCCCGTTAAAAATTATGACGGGATTATTTGCGATGGCTCTATTCGTGCTGGGAAAACAGTATCAATGGGCCTTTCCTATGTTATGTGGGCAATGGAATCATTCGAAGGTGAGAACTTCGGTATGTGTGGTAAAACAATTGGTTCACACCGTCGTAACGTTATAACGCCGCTTAAAAAGATGCTAAAGTCTCGTGGGTATAAGGTTAAGGATCATAGAAGTGAAAATATGCTTACCATTACTAAAGATGGTGTAACAAACTTTTTTTATATCTTTGGTGGTAAAGATGAAGCGTCGCAGGATCTTATACAAGGTATTACTTTAGCCGGATGTTTCTTTGATGAAGTAGTGCTTATGGTTCGTTCATTTGTTAACCAAGCGACTGGACGTTGTTCCGTAGAAGGATCAAAAGTCTGGTTTAACTGTAACCCTGGTGGTCCGTATCATTGGTTTAAAACAGAGTGGCTAGATAAAGCGAAAGAAAAGAACTTGCTACACATTCGCTTTACTATGGATGATAACTTATCTTTGTCTAAAAAAGTAAAAAAACGTTATTACAAGATGTATAGCGGCGTTTTCTTCAAGCGATATATATTAGGACTTTGGGCAGCTGCTTCGGGTCTTATATTCGATATGTTTGATGAGGATAAGCATAAAGCTCCTACTATTGAAAGGGAATATGTTGAATACTTTGTCTCTTGTGACTATGGTACGCAGAATGCTATGGTATACGGCTTATGGGGCAAGTGCATCGAAAAAGGCGAAGAAGTATGGTACAAGGTGAAAGAGTACCGTTATAGCGGTAGAGAAACCGAAAAGCAGAAAACTGACCAGGAATACTACGAGGACTTTGAAAAATTCGTAGGGGATTTGCCAATCCGTGGTACTGTAGTTGATCCGTCCGCCGCTTCATTTATAGCTTTATTAGGTAGAAATAAACGAAAAGTATATAAGGCCCGAAATAATGTTAAAGAGGGCATTGGTAATGTCGGTGTTGCGCTTAACACGGGCATTATTTATTTTAACGACTGTTGCAATGAAACATTTAAAGAATTTGCTTCTTATATATGGGATGAGAAATCTGTAGAACGCGGTGAAGATAAGCCACTGAAAGAGAATGATCACCATATGGATGAAACAAGATACTTTGTTAATACAGTTATTTATGGATTACGTAAAAAGAAGAAAAAGAAAAGAGGTGAAGCAGCTTTATGACGAAGAAAAGACAAGTTAGTGCAAAGGTAATTAAGGCGGCAGGAACAAATACTCAAGTGTTGTCACGACAGCAAGAAAGTGAGAACGAAAAGTACGCTGTAAATGG
This Bacillus paramycoides DNA region includes the following protein-coding sequences:
- the terS gene encoding phage terminase small subunit, producing MKQKHELAQEDYMQGMKYKELAEKYEVSINTIKSWRKRHGWNRKGVHPKDEKGCTQTKKTGAPIGNKNAVGNSGNRNPKWGNKNAVGHGPPKGNHNAMTHGLFRKIIPNDDPRAMELLDEIQNHTELDMLFHSIQLQYFNILNSQRIMHVRDKDDMSKEIISESEGGEAYMVQFAWDKQANLLTAYSRAMTSLSAMIERFNKLANVDDERRLKLEQMKTNIEKTKADTARIQGEDGEEYEDDGFKEALEGKVEEVWDDHDDDSQA
- a CDS encoding PBSX family phage terminase large subunit, whose protein sequence is MTMTTIPKRKKKPAPFKFKPFSKKQLKVLTWWKPNSPVKNYDGIICDGSIRAGKTVSMGLSYVMWAMESFEGENFGMCGKTIGSHRRNVITPLKKMLKSRGYKVKDHRSENMLTITKDGVTNFFYIFGGKDEASQDLIQGITLAGCFFDEVVLMVRSFVNQATGRCSVEGSKVWFNCNPGGPYHWFKTEWLDKAKEKNLLHIRFTMDDNLSLSKKVKKRYYKMYSGVFFKRYILGLWAAASGLIFDMFDEDKHKAPTIEREYVEYFVSCDYGTQNAMVYGLWGKCIEKGEEVWYKVKEYRYSGRETEKQKTDQEYYEDFEKFVGDLPIRGTVVDPSAASFIALLGRNKRKVYKARNNVKEGIGNVGVALNTGIIYFNDCCNETFKEFASYIWDEKSVERGEDKPLKENDHHMDETRYFVNTVIYGLRKKKKKKRGEAAL